From the genome of Cedecea lapagei, one region includes:
- the rpsO gene encoding 30S ribosomal protein S15, with protein MSLSVEAKAKIVSEFGRGTNDSGSTEVQVALLTAQINHLQGHFAEHKKDHHSRRGLLRMVSQRRKLLDYLKRKDVARYTGLIERLGLRR; from the coding sequence ATGTCTCTAAGCGTTGAAGCTAAAGCTAAAATCGTTTCCGAGTTTGGTCGTGGTACTAACGACAGCGGTTCTACCGAAGTTCAGGTTGCACTGCTGACTGCACAGATTAACCACCTGCAGGGTCACTTTGCAGAGCACAAAAAAGATCACCACAGCCGTCGTGGTCTGCTGCGTATGGTTTCTCAGCGTCGTAAACTGCTCGACTACCTGAAACGTAAAGATGTAGCACGTTACACCGGCCTGATCGAGCGCCTGGGTCTGCGTCGCTAG
- the infB gene encoding translation initiation factor IF-2 has translation MTDVTVKALAAEIQTSVDRLVQQFADAGIPKSADDSVSAQEKQTLLAHLNHEHGSGPDKLTLQRKTRSTLNIPGTGGKSKSVQIEVRKKRTFVKRDPQEAERLAAEEQAQREAEEQAQREAEEAAKRAAQEKAKRDAEEQAKREAADKAKREAAEKDKVSNQQTDEMTKAAHAEKARREAEAAELKRKAEEEARRKLEEDARRVAEEARKMAEANAGVWEEQEKVEDDKSDYHVTTSQHARQAEDENDREVEGGRGRSRTAAKAPRQKKAGGKHGESKADREEARAAVRGGKGKRKPSSLQQGFTKPAQAVNRDVVIGETITVAELANKMAVKGSQVIKAMMKLGAMATINQVIDQETAQLVAEEMGHKVILRRENELEEAVMSDRDTGAATETRAPVVTIMGHVDHGKTSLLDYIRSTKVASGEAGGITQHIGAYHVETDNGMVTFLDTPGHAAFTSMRARGAQATDIVVLVVAADDGVMPQTIEAIQHAKAAQVPVVVAVNKIDKPEADPDRVKNELSQYGIMPEEWGGESQFIHVSAKAGTGIDDLLDAILLQAEVLELKAVRKGMASGVVIESFLDKGRGPVATVLVREGTLNKGDIVLCGFEYGRVRAMRDELGREVTEAGPSIPVEILGLSGVPAAGDEVTVVRDEKKAREVALYRQGKFREVKLARQQKSKLENMFANMTEGEVSEVNIVLKADVQGSVEAISDSLLKLSTDEVKVKIIGSGVGGITETDATLAAASNAILVGFNVRADASARRVIEAESLDLRYYSVIYNLIDEVKAAMSGMLSPELKQQIIGLAEVRDVFKSPKFGAIAGCMVTEGVVKRHNPIRVLRDNVVIYEGELESLRRFKDDASEVRNGMECGIGVKNYNDVRVGDMIEVFEIIEIKRTIS, from the coding sequence ATGACAGATGTAACCGTAAAAGCGCTGGCCGCAGAGATTCAGACCTCGGTGGACCGCCTGGTACAGCAATTTGCTGATGCAGGGATCCCGAAGTCTGCTGATGACTCCGTTTCGGCGCAAGAGAAGCAAACGTTGCTGGCCCACCTGAACCATGAGCATGGCTCAGGCCCAGACAAGTTGACTTTACAGCGCAAAACGCGCAGTACTTTAAACATTCCAGGTACCGGTGGGAAAAGTAAATCGGTACAAATCGAAGTCCGCAAGAAGCGCACCTTTGTAAAACGTGATCCGCAAGAGGCTGAGCGCCTTGCAGCGGAAGAACAGGCGCAGCGTGAAGCGGAAGAGCAAGCCCAGCGTGAGGCAGAGGAAGCTGCCAAACGTGCGGCACAAGAAAAAGCCAAGCGTGATGCTGAAGAACAAGCTAAGCGCGAAGCCGCTGATAAAGCGAAACGTGAAGCTGCGGAAAAAGACAAAGTGAGCAATCAACAAACTGATGAAATGACGAAAGCCGCCCACGCCGAGAAGGCTCGCCGTGAAGCGGAGGCTGCTGAACTGAAGCGTAAAGCTGAAGAAGAAGCCCGTCGCAAACTCGAAGAAGACGCCCGTCGCGTGGCGGAAGAAGCCCGTAAAATGGCAGAAGCTAACGCAGGCGTTTGGGAAGAGCAGGAGAAGGTAGAAGACGACAAGTCTGACTATCACGTCACCACCTCCCAGCACGCGCGTCAGGCAGAAGACGAAAACGACCGTGAGGTCGAAGGCGGCCGTGGCCGTAGTCGTACTGCTGCCAAGGCACCGCGCCAGAAAAAGGCAGGCGGCAAACACGGTGAGTCTAAAGCAGACCGCGAAGAAGCTCGTGCAGCCGTTCGCGGCGGCAAAGGCAAACGTAAGCCGAGCAGCCTGCAGCAGGGCTTCACTAAGCCTGCACAGGCCGTTAACCGCGACGTTGTGATTGGCGAAACCATCACCGTTGCTGAACTGGCTAACAAAATGGCGGTTAAAGGCTCTCAGGTCATCAAAGCGATGATGAAGCTGGGCGCAATGGCGACCATCAACCAGGTTATCGATCAGGAAACCGCTCAGCTGGTTGCTGAGGAGATGGGCCACAAAGTTATCCTGCGTCGTGAGAACGAGCTGGAAGAGGCGGTAATGAGCGACCGTGATACCGGCGCGGCAACCGAAACCCGTGCTCCGGTTGTGACCATCATGGGTCACGTTGACCACGGTAAAACCTCTCTGCTGGACTACATTCGTTCTACTAAAGTTGCCTCCGGCGAAGCGGGTGGTATTACCCAGCACATCGGTGCTTACCACGTAGAAACCGACAACGGCATGGTCACCTTCCTGGATACCCCGGGACACGCAGCGTTCACCTCTATGCGTGCTCGCGGTGCTCAGGCGACGGATATCGTTGTTCTGGTTGTTGCTGCTGACGATGGCGTGATGCCGCAGACTATCGAAGCTATCCAGCACGCGAAAGCGGCGCAGGTGCCTGTCGTGGTTGCAGTGAACAAAATCGATAAGCCAGAAGCGGATCCGGATCGCGTTAAAAACGAACTGTCCCAGTACGGCATCATGCCGGAAGAGTGGGGCGGCGAAAGCCAGTTCATCCACGTTTCCGCGAAAGCCGGTACCGGTATCGACGACCTGCTGGATGCTATCCTGCTGCAGGCTGAAGTTCTGGAGCTGAAAGCGGTACGTAAAGGTATGGCGAGCGGCGTGGTCATCGAATCCTTCCTGGATAAAGGTCGTGGTCCGGTTGCTACCGTTCTGGTGCGTGAAGGTACCCTGAACAAGGGCGACATCGTCCTGTGTGGCTTCGAGTATGGCCGCGTGCGTGCGATGCGTGACGAACTGGGCCGTGAAGTGACCGAAGCGGGTCCTTCTATTCCGGTTGAGATCCTCGGCCTGTCCGGCGTACCTGCCGCGGGTGACGAAGTGACCGTTGTTCGTGACGAGAAGAAAGCCCGTGAAGTTGCTCTGTATCGTCAGGGTAAATTCCGCGAAGTGAAACTGGCTCGTCAGCAGAAATCCAAGCTGGAAAACATGTTCGCCAACATGACCGAAGGCGAAGTCTCCGAAGTGAACATCGTGCTGAAAGCCGACGTTCAGGGTTCTGTGGAAGCGATCAGCGACTCCCTGCTGAAACTCTCTACCGATGAAGTGAAAGTTAAAATCATCGGTTCCGGCGTGGGCGGGATTACCGAGACTGACGCTACTCTGGCTGCAGCATCCAACGCCATCCTGGTGGGCTTCAACGTTCGTGCCGACGCTTCTGCGCGCCGCGTGATTGAAGCTGAAAGCCTGGATCTGCGTTACTACTCCGTCATCTATAACCTGATTGACGAAGTGAAAGCAGCGATGAGCGGCATGCTGTCTCCTGAGCTGAAACAGCAGATCATCGGTCTGGCTGAAGTTCGTGATGTCTTCAAATCACCGAAATTTGGCGCGATTGCCGGCTGTATGGTTACCGAAGGTGTGGTTAAACGTCACAACCCAATCCGCGTACTGCGCGACAACGTGGTTATCTATGAAGGCGAGCTGGAATCCCTGCGCCGCTTCAAAGATGACGCAAGCGAAGTCCGTAACGGCATGGAATGTGGTATCGGCGTTAAGAACTACAACGACGTGCGCGTGGGCGATATGATCGAAGTCTTCGAAATTATCGAGATCAAGCGTACCATCTCCTGA
- the truB gene encoding tRNA pseudouridine(55) synthase TruB: protein MSRPRRRGRDIHGVLLLDKPQGLSSNDALQKVKRLYNANRAGHTGALDPLATGMLPICLGEATKFSQYLLDSDKRYRVIAKLGQRTDTSDADGIVVQQRPVNFSAGQLAAALETFRGDTEQVPSMYSALKHQGKPLYEYARAGIEVEREARPITVYELLFIRHEGDELELEVHCSKGTYIRTIVDDLGEKLGCGAHVIFLRRLAVSKYPIERMVTLEQLNELVEQAHRQERAPADLLDPLLMPMDSPASDFPLVNLLPEVAVYFKNGNPVRVAGVQAEGLVRVSEGEEQKFIGMGEIDDEGRVAPRRLVVEYPL, encoded by the coding sequence ATGAGTCGTCCTCGTCGTCGCGGTCGTGATATTCACGGTGTGCTGTTGCTGGATAAGCCCCAGGGCCTCTCTTCCAACGACGCACTGCAAAAAGTAAAACGCCTTTATAACGCGAACCGCGCAGGCCATACCGGTGCGCTGGATCCGCTGGCGACCGGCATGCTGCCGATCTGCCTCGGTGAAGCGACAAAGTTCTCCCAGTATCTGCTGGACTCCGACAAGCGTTATCGCGTCATCGCCAAACTTGGGCAGCGCACCGATACGTCTGATGCCGACGGCATTGTTGTCCAGCAGCGCCCGGTTAACTTTAGCGCCGGGCAGCTTGCCGCCGCGCTGGAGACTTTCCGCGGGGATACCGAGCAGGTTCCATCGATGTATTCAGCGCTTAAGCATCAGGGTAAGCCCCTGTATGAATATGCGCGTGCGGGTATTGAGGTTGAACGCGAAGCCCGGCCAATCACGGTCTATGAACTGCTGTTTATTCGCCATGAAGGGGACGAGCTGGAGCTGGAGGTTCACTGCTCTAAAGGGACGTACATCCGTACGATCGTTGACGATCTCGGCGAAAAACTTGGCTGCGGTGCGCACGTGATTTTCCTGCGTCGTCTGGCGGTCAGTAAATATCCGATTGAGCGCATGGTTACGCTGGAACAGCTCAATGAGCTGGTTGAGCAGGCGCATCGGCAGGAAAGAGCGCCAGCAGACCTGCTGGATCCGCTGCTAATGCCAATGGACAGCCCGGCTTCAGATTTCCCGCTGGTGAACTTGCTGCCGGAGGTTGCCGTCTACTTTAAAAACGGTAATCCAGTTCGGGTGGCTGGCGTGCAGGCCGAAGGACTGGTGCGCGTTAGCGAAGGCGAAGAGCAGAAATTTATTGGGATGGGTGAAATCGATGACGAGGGCCGGGTTGCTCCGCGCCGTCTGGTTGTCGAATATCCCCTCTGA
- the yrbN gene encoding protein YrbN, with protein MKIADQFHDELRRLAAIHEAHVLHD; from the coding sequence ATGAAAATTGCAGATCAATTTCACGATGAGTTACGTAGACTGGCCGCCATCCATGAGGCACATGTACTACATGACTGA
- the pnp gene encoding polyribonucleotide nucleotidyltransferase — MLNPIVRKFQYGQHTVTLETGMMARQATAAVMVSMDDTAVFVTVVGQKKAKPGQDFFPLTVNYQERTYAAGRIPGSFFRREGRPSEGETLIARLIDRPVRPLFPEGFVNEVQVIATVVSVNPQVHPDIVAMIGASAALSLSGIPFNGPIGAARVGYINDQYVLNPTAEELKTSKLDLVVAGTQSAVLMVESEAELLSEDQMLGAVVFGHDQQQVVINEINALVAEAGKPRWDWQPEAVNEALNARVAALAESRLSDAYRITEKQERYAQVDVIKADVIATLTAEDDALDAGELSDILHAIEKNVVRSRILAGELRIDGREKDMIRGLDVRTGVLPRTHGSALFTRGETQALVTATLGTARDAQNLDELMGERTDSFLFHYNFPPYCVGETGMVGSPKRREIGHGRLAKRGVLAVMPEADKFPYTVRVVSEITESNGSSSMASVCGASLALMDAGVPIKAAVAGIAMGLVKEGDNFVVLSDILGDEDHLGDMDFKVAGSREGISALQMDIKIEGITREIMQVALNQAKGARLHILGVMEQAIDAPRGDISEFAPRIHTIKINPDKIKDVIGKGGAVIRALTEETGTTIEIEDDGTVKIAATDGDKAKHAIRRIEEITAEIEVGRIYNGKVTRIVDFGAFVAIGGGKEGLVHISQIADKRVEKVTDYLQMGQEVPVKVLEVDRQGRVRLSIKEATEQSPADEAAPAAPEAE; from the coding sequence TTGCTGAATCCGATCGTTCGTAAATTCCAGTATGGCCAGCATACGGTCACGCTTGAGACCGGCATGATGGCTCGCCAGGCTACCGCTGCTGTTATGGTAAGCATGGATGACACCGCGGTATTCGTTACCGTTGTGGGCCAGAAAAAAGCCAAACCAGGCCAGGACTTCTTCCCCCTGACCGTTAACTACCAGGAGCGTACCTACGCTGCTGGCCGTATCCCGGGAAGCTTCTTCCGTCGTGAAGGCCGCCCAAGCGAAGGCGAAACCCTGATCGCGCGTCTGATTGACCGCCCGGTTCGTCCGCTGTTCCCGGAAGGCTTCGTCAACGAAGTGCAGGTTATCGCGACCGTTGTTTCCGTGAACCCACAGGTACACCCTGATATCGTTGCCATGATTGGTGCCTCTGCGGCGCTGAGCCTGTCCGGTATTCCTTTCAACGGCCCAATCGGTGCGGCTCGTGTGGGTTATATTAACGACCAGTACGTGCTGAACCCGACCGCTGAAGAGCTGAAAACCAGCAAGCTGGATCTGGTTGTTGCCGGTACCCAAAGCGCAGTCCTGATGGTTGAATCCGAAGCTGAACTGCTGAGCGAAGACCAGATGCTGGGCGCCGTTGTCTTCGGTCACGATCAGCAGCAGGTTGTTATCAACGAAATCAACGCACTGGTTGCCGAAGCTGGCAAACCACGTTGGGACTGGCAGCCAGAAGCGGTAAACGAAGCGCTGAACGCTCGCGTTGCTGCGCTGGCAGAATCCCGTCTGAGCGATGCTTACCGCATCACTGAGAAACAAGAGCGTTATGCGCAGGTTGACGTCATCAAAGCTGACGTTATTGCGACGCTGACCGCTGAAGATGACGCTCTGGATGCCGGTGAACTGTCCGACATTCTGCACGCTATCGAGAAAAACGTTGTTCGTAGCCGTATCCTGGCAGGCGAGCTGCGCATCGATGGTCGTGAAAAAGACATGATTCGTGGCCTGGACGTGCGCACCGGCGTTCTGCCACGTACTCACGGCTCTGCGCTGTTTACCCGCGGCGAAACTCAGGCGCTGGTGACCGCGACTCTGGGTACCGCACGTGATGCGCAGAATCTGGACGAGCTGATGGGCGAGCGTACCGACAGCTTCCTGTTCCACTACAACTTCCCTCCATACTGCGTCGGCGAGACCGGGATGGTAGGTTCTCCTAAGCGTCGTGAAATTGGTCACGGTCGCCTGGCGAAGCGTGGCGTGCTGGCCGTTATGCCAGAAGCAGATAAATTCCCGTACACCGTTCGTGTGGTTTCTGAAATCACCGAATCTAACGGTTCTTCTTCCATGGCTTCCGTGTGCGGTGCTTCTCTGGCACTGATGGACGCAGGTGTGCCGATTAAAGCCGCCGTTGCGGGTATCGCGATGGGCCTGGTGAAAGAAGGCGACAACTTTGTTGTACTGTCCGACATTCTGGGTGACGAAGATCACCTGGGCGATATGGACTTTAAAGTTGCCGGTAGCCGTGAAGGTATCTCTGCGCTGCAGATGGATATCAAAATCGAAGGTATCACCCGCGAAATCATGCAGGTGGCTCTGAACCAGGCTAAGGGTGCGCGTCTGCACATTCTGGGCGTGATGGAACAGGCTATCGATGCGCCGCGTGGCGACATCTCCGAATTCGCTCCGCGTATTCACACCATCAAAATCAACCCGGACAAGATCAAAGACGTGATCGGTAAGGGCGGTGCTGTGATTCGTGCGCTGACCGAAGAAACCGGCACCACCATCGAAATCGAAGATGACGGTACCGTGAAGATCGCAGCGACCGACGGTGATAAAGCGAAACACGCTATCCGTCGTATCGAAGAGATCACCGCTGAAATCGAAGTGGGCCGTATCTACAACGGTAAAGTCACTCGTATCGTTGATTTCGGTGCATTTGTGGCTATCGGTGGCGGTAAAGAAGGTCTGGTTCACATCTCTCAAATCGCTGACAAGCGCGTAGAGAAAGTGACTGACTACCTGCAGATGGGTCAGGAAGTTCCGGTGAAAGTACTGGAAGTTGACCGTCAGGGCCGCGTCCGTTTAAGCATTAAAGAAGCTACCGAGCAGTCCCCGGCAGACGAAGCAGCACCTGCTGCACCAGAAGCTGAGTAA
- the nlpI gene encoding lipoprotein NlpI, whose translation MRWCFVATAITLAGCSNSAWRKNEVLAVPLQPTLQQEVILARMEQILASRALTDDERAQLLYERGVLYDSLGLRALARNDFSQALAIRPDMPEVFNYLGIYLTQAGNFDAAYEAFDSVLELDPTYNYAHLNRGIALYYGGRYRLAQDDLLAFYQDDPNDPFRSLWLYIAERNLDEKQAKVALQQRLEKSDKEQWGWNIVEFYLGNISEKELMERLKADATDNTSLAEHLSETNFYLGKYYLSLGDKDSAKALFKLAVANNVHNYVEHRYALLELALLGQEQDDLAESDQQ comes from the coding sequence TTGCGCTGGTGTTTCGTTGCTACAGCTATCACGCTGGCCGGATGCAGCAACTCTGCCTGGCGTAAGAACGAAGTATTAGCGGTGCCACTGCAGCCTACGCTGCAGCAGGAAGTTATTCTGGCACGCATGGAACAAATACTTGCCAGTCGGGCTTTAACCGATGACGAACGCGCACAGCTTTTATATGAGCGCGGAGTGTTGTATGATAGTCTCGGTCTGAGGGCTCTGGCGCGTAATGATTTTTCACAAGCGCTGGCCATCCGTCCCGATATGCCTGAAGTATTCAATTACTTAGGCATTTATTTAACGCAGGCAGGCAATTTTGATGCTGCCTATGAAGCGTTTGATTCTGTACTTGAGCTTGATCCAACTTACAACTACGCGCACTTAAATCGCGGTATCGCCCTCTATTACGGTGGTCGTTATCGTTTAGCGCAAGATGATCTGCTGGCGTTTTATCAAGACGATCCCAACGATCCTTTCCGTAGCCTGTGGCTCTATATTGCTGAACGCAATCTGGACGAAAAACAGGCCAAAGTGGCGCTACAACAGCGTCTCGAGAAATCGGATAAAGAACAATGGGGATGGAACATTGTCGAGTTCTACCTGGGCAACATTAGCGAAAAAGAGCTAATGGAACGCCTCAAGGCGGACGCAACGGATAACACCTCGCTCGCTGAGCATCTCAGTGAAACCAACTTCTATTTAGGTAAGTACTACCTAAGTCTGGGGGATAAGGACAGCGCCAAGGCACTGTTCAAGTTAGCGGTTGCTAACAACGTACACAACTACGTTGAGCATCGTTATGCATTGTTGGAATTAGCGCTCTTGGGCCAGGAGCAAGACGACCTGGCAGAATCGGACCAGCAATAG
- the rbfA gene encoding 30S ribosome-binding factor RbfA has product MAKEFGRPQRVSQELQKEIAIILQREIKDPRLGMMTTVSGVEVSRDLAYAKVFVTFLNDKDEDAIKEGIKVLQDASGYIRTLVGKAMRLRIVPELTFFYDNSLVEGMRMSNLVSNVIRHDDERRVNTDDSKED; this is encoded by the coding sequence ATGGCGAAAGAATTTGGTCGCCCGCAGCGCGTTTCTCAGGAATTGCAGAAAGAAATTGCCATTATCCTGCAGCGCGAAATTAAAGACCCGCGTCTGGGCATGATGACCACCGTCTCTGGTGTTGAAGTCTCCCGCGATCTGGCCTATGCCAAAGTTTTTGTGACCTTCCTGAACGACAAAGACGAAGATGCCATCAAAGAAGGCATCAAAGTTCTGCAGGATGCGTCTGGCTATATCCGTACTTTGGTTGGCAAGGCAATGCGCCTGCGCATCGTGCCAGAGCTGACCTTCTTCTACGATAACTCGCTGGTTGAAGGGATGCGCATGTCTAACCTGGTTTCCAATGTCATCCGTCATGATGACGAGCGTCGCGTGAATACGGACGACAGCAAGGAGGATTGA